One window of Klebsiella quasivariicola genomic DNA carries:
- a CDS encoding IS1 family transposase (programmed frameshift) → MASVSVCCPSCSATEGVMRNGKSTAGHQRYLCSHCRKTWQLTFTYAASQPGTHQKIIDMAMNGVGCRATARLMGVGLNTILRHFKKLRPQSVTSRIQPGSDVIVCAEMDEQWGYVGAKSRQRWLFYAYDRIRRAVVAHVFGERTMATLERLLSLLSVFDVVVWMTDGWPMYESRLKGKLHVISKRYTQRIERHNLNLRQHLARLGRKSLSFSKSVELHDKVIGHYLNIKHYQ, encoded by the exons GTGGCTTCAGTCTCCGTCTGCTGTCCCTCCTGTTCCGCTACTGAAGGCGTGATGCGTAATGGCAAAAGTACTGCCGGGCATCAACGTTATCTCTGCTCTCACTGCCGTAAAACATGGCAGCTCACCTTCACTTATGCCGCTTCTCAGCCCGGTACACACCAGAAAATCATTGATATGGCTATGAACGGCGTCGGTTGCCGTGCCACCGCACGACTAATGGGCGTGGGCCTCAACACCATTTTGCGCCATT TTAAAAAACTCAGGCCGCAGTCAGTAACCTCCCGGATACAGCCGGGCAGTGATGTCATTGTCTGTGCGGAGATGGACGAGCAATGGGGCTACGTCGGTGCAAAATCACGTCAGCGCTGGCTGTTTTACGCGTATGACAGGATACGCAGGGCGGTGGTAGCCCACGTTTTCGGTGAACGCACTATGGCCACACTGGAGCGTCTTCTGAGCCTGCTGTCAGTTTTTGACGTGGTGGTATGGATGACGGACGGCTGGCCGATGTATGAGTCACGTCTGAAGGGAAAACTGCACGTCATCAGTAAGCGTTACACGCAGCGAATTGAGCGACACAACCTGAATCTGAGACAGCATCTGGCAAGGCTGGGCAGGAAGTCCCTGTCGTTCTCAAAATCGGTGGAGCTGCATGACAAAGTCATCGGGCACTATCTGAACATAAAACACTATCAGTAA
- a CDS encoding tannase/feruloyl esterase family alpha/beta hydrolase: MTRLLKTILPVILCALFGLSFASPAQAAASLPIVLPALTCDALSATDFSAAVGAKVTIDHTEMQTSAQGSWCKVSATIAPQIGVQIALPTQRWSQRFLQVGCGGLCGSINLSLSNASGCLPAMNGEFVVAATDMGHHGSMMDASWAEDPQKRIDFAWRANHLTAVLAKAVMQTLYRQPPKYAYFMGCSDGGREALMEAQRFPQDFDGISAGAPAAFFQFQNSFFHGWNVAANQRPDGTAILLKDRLPLIHQAVLAHCPTLSGVQDGILQNPYACQFSETWLPRCPADAQNRSACLTQEEIEVVKKLYRGAYDSHGAQFVAGGLPMGSELRWPVPETPNGHSMSEMMVLPALQSVLLPGGKQKIQSMRDFPLNQQNFDAVAQLAPLYNAANTNLHAYQQRGGKLILWHGLADDSVSPAFSIAYFRGVEAEMGHTATDTFLRLFLLPGVAHCGNGEGYDQIDLLTPLMRWTEEGIAPQEIMAGKRATAAADLPPMTEKTDAQTQFHGVQKVSQPYADAAPAVIATRPVYPFPAIARYNGRGDVNDGENYHAEQSTTFDNLPLAKPASDYIGPDNQKNYQVRHGELTVQ, from the coding sequence ATGACACGCTTACTCAAGACAATCTTACCCGTCATCCTCTGCGCCCTCTTCGGGTTATCGTTCGCCTCTCCAGCGCAGGCTGCCGCCAGTCTGCCGATTGTTCTCCCCGCGCTAACATGCGATGCGCTAAGCGCTACCGACTTCAGCGCCGCCGTTGGCGCAAAGGTCACTATCGACCACACTGAAATGCAGACCTCCGCGCAGGGAAGCTGGTGCAAGGTGAGCGCCACTATCGCCCCCCAGATTGGCGTGCAGATTGCCCTGCCGACCCAGCGCTGGAGTCAACGTTTCTTGCAGGTCGGCTGCGGCGGACTGTGCGGGAGTATTAACCTGAGTCTGTCGAATGCCAGCGGCTGCCTGCCGGCAATGAACGGCGAATTCGTGGTGGCAGCAACCGATATGGGGCACCATGGCAGTATGATGGATGCATCATGGGCCGAAGATCCGCAAAAGCGCATCGATTTTGCCTGGCGCGCCAACCACCTGACCGCAGTGCTGGCCAAAGCGGTGATGCAGACGCTTTATCGCCAGCCGCCAAAGTACGCGTACTTTATGGGCTGCTCAGACGGCGGTCGCGAAGCATTGATGGAAGCGCAGCGCTTTCCGCAGGATTTTGACGGTATCAGCGCTGGCGCGCCAGCGGCCTTTTTCCAGTTTCAGAACTCCTTCTTTCACGGCTGGAATGTGGCCGCCAATCAGCGTCCGGACGGTACCGCTATCCTGCTGAAAGATCGCCTGCCGCTGATTCACCAGGCCGTGCTGGCCCACTGCCCAACGCTTTCCGGCGTGCAGGATGGCATCCTGCAAAATCCCTATGCGTGTCAGTTCTCTGAGACATGGCTCCCCCGCTGTCCTGCCGATGCTCAGAACCGTTCTGCCTGCCTGACGCAGGAAGAGATCGAGGTGGTGAAAAAGCTCTATCGCGGCGCTTACGACAGCCACGGCGCCCAGTTTGTCGCTGGCGGTCTGCCGATGGGCTCCGAGCTACGCTGGCCGGTGCCCGAGACGCCGAACGGCCACTCGATGTCGGAAATGATGGTACTGCCGGCTCTGCAATCCGTGCTCCTGCCGGGAGGAAAACAGAAGATCCAATCGATGCGGGATTTCCCGCTTAATCAGCAGAATTTTGACGCCGTCGCCCAACTGGCACCGCTCTATAACGCGGCAAATACCAATCTTCATGCCTATCAACAGCGCGGCGGCAAGCTTATCCTGTGGCACGGCCTGGCCGATGACTCCGTTAGTCCGGCCTTTTCAATCGCCTATTTCCGCGGCGTAGAGGCAGAGATGGGCCATACCGCAACGGATACCTTCCTGCGGCTGTTTCTGCTGCCAGGGGTGGCCCATTGCGGTAATGGCGAAGGTTACGATCAAATTGATCTCCTGACTCCGCTGATGCGCTGGACCGAGGAAGGCATCGCGCCGCAGGAAATTATGGCCGGCAAACGGGCAACAGCCGCTGCCGACCTGCCGCCGATGACAGAAAAAACCGATGCGCAGACGCAGTTTCACGGCGTGCAGAAAGTCAGTCAGCCTTACGCTGACGCCGCTCCGGCCGTTATCGCGACTCGCCCGGTGTACCCCTTCCCGGCCATTGCCCGGTATAACGGGCGCGGCGACGTGAATGACGGCGAAAATTACCATGCAGAGCAATCAACCACGTTTGATAATCTGCCGCTGGCAAAACCCGCCAGCGACTATATTGGCCCTGATAACCAAAAAAATTATCAGGTTCGCCACGGCGAACTCACTGTTCAATAA